One window from the genome of Streptococcus salivarius encodes:
- a CDS encoding GFA family protein, with amino-acid sequence MLKGSCLCKAVTYTLDEELSELVFCHCSFCRKATASAYTVNAKVSSKNLVLHGKEKLVTYSSSPGKQRYYCQNCHSQIFTVQENIPEVCALKLGTIDECDQNLQTIPKRHIFQDPAFSWLLDK; translated from the coding sequence ATGCTTAAAGGATCTTGTTTATGTAAAGCAGTGACTTACACTCTAGATGAGGAATTATCTGAATTAGTTTTCTGCCACTGTTCATTCTGTCGGAAAGCAACTGCGTCTGCCTATACAGTTAATGCTAAAGTTAGCAGTAAAAATCTAGTATTGCATGGAAAAGAAAAGCTTGTTACGTATAGTTCTTCTCCAGGAAAACAGCGTTATTACTGCCAGAACTGTCATAGTCAAATTTTCACTGTTCAAGAAAATATACCAGAAGTCTGTGCTTTGAAATTAGGTACAATAGATGAATGCGATCAGAATTTACAAACTATTCCCAAACGTCATATTTTTCAGGATCCAGCTTTTTCTTGGTTGCTTGATAAATAA
- a CDS encoding ammonium transporter yields MDTGSSAFILICSAMVCLMTPALAFFYGGLGRRKNVINTMMMSVLPLAIASLLWIVVGYSLSFGGHGNFFGNFSHLFLNGVSETASSRGLTISDMLFAAFQMMFSIICVAILTGSVVGRMRFTPLAIFVIFWLLFVYYPFAHMVWDEGLLAKWGTIDFAGGDVVHITSGVSALVLAIVVGKRRDFGILEHRPHNVPFVLLGAGLLWFGWFGFNAGSALAANGLAVHALVTTHVSAAAAMFSWLAIEKHVTGHPSLVGGSTGLVAGLVAITPGAGFVSIWSAILIGLMVSPICFYAISVLKKRFAYDDALDAFGCHGVGGIFGGFATAIFTTPDLALDKANIGLIYGKAHLFIVTFLAIIFTAIWSALVTYGIIKVIAHYMPLRVSDRDEAIGLDDCEHKETAYPTFMGLDS; encoded by the coding sequence ATGGATACAGGTAGCAGTGCCTTTATATTGATTTGTTCTGCCATGGTTTGTTTGATGACACCGGCCTTGGCCTTCTTCTATGGTGGGCTTGGACGTCGTAAGAATGTTATCAATACCATGATGATGTCTGTTCTTCCCTTAGCTATAGCTTCTCTCTTGTGGATTGTTGTTGGCTACTCGCTTTCTTTTGGCGGTCATGGGAATTTCTTCGGTAATTTCAGTCACCTTTTTTTAAATGGTGTGTCTGAAACGGCCTCAAGCCGTGGTTTAACCATTTCTGATATGCTGTTTGCTGCTTTTCAGATGATGTTTTCGATTATCTGTGTGGCGATATTGACGGGTTCAGTGGTAGGACGGATGCGCTTTACACCTTTAGCCATTTTTGTTATTTTTTGGTTACTTTTTGTCTATTATCCATTTGCACATATGGTTTGGGATGAAGGGCTCCTTGCAAAATGGGGGACGATTGACTTTGCAGGTGGTGATGTGGTTCATATTACCTCAGGTGTATCAGCCCTAGTTTTGGCAATCGTTGTTGGTAAACGTCGTGATTTTGGCATTTTAGAACACCGTCCTCATAATGTTCCTTTTGTCCTATTGGGAGCGGGTCTCTTATGGTTTGGTTGGTTTGGCTTTAATGCAGGATCAGCCTTGGCTGCTAATGGTTTGGCAGTTCACGCGCTAGTAACCACTCATGTGTCAGCTGCTGCAGCCATGTTTTCATGGTTGGCAATTGAAAAACATGTCACAGGACATCCATCCTTGGTTGGTGGTTCAACCGGTTTGGTAGCAGGTCTAGTTGCAATCACACCTGGAGCTGGTTTTGTTTCAATTTGGAGTGCTATTCTAATTGGTCTTATGGTTAGTCCGATTTGTTTCTATGCTATTTCAGTCTTGAAGAAACGTTTTGCCTATGATGATGCTTTGGATGCTTTTGGTTGCCATGGTGTTGGAGGTATCTTTGGTGGTTTTGCCACTGCGATTTTTACGACACCAGATTTAGCCCTAGATAAGGCCAATATTGGCTTGATTTATGGAAAGGCGCATCTGTTTATTGTGACATTTTTGGCTATTATTTTTACAGCTATTTGGTCTGCTCTTGTGACCTATGGTATTATTAAAGTAATTGCTCATTATATGCCTTTACGTGTTAGTGACCGTGATGAAGCTATTGGTCTTGATGACTGTGAACACAAGGAAACAGCCTATCCAACCTTTATGGGCTTAGATTCGTAG
- a CDS encoding YgjV family protein, with the protein MTFYLLAQVFSAIGALCVAISSFAKSKNNMLVWQITDYIFTAIANLLLGGYTGALTISISIIRNSLMVKKKMTKTILTILIIIQIIVGTYLNQLGIIGYLPIISSVSYSLAIAATPNLQWLRWVIIENMLLWLIYDLTIQAYPAAITDVTITLTTLIAIIRNRKTFSKQ; encoded by the coding sequence ATGACATTCTATCTTCTAGCACAAGTATTCTCAGCCATAGGTGCCCTATGTGTCGCTATATCCTCTTTTGCAAAATCAAAAAATAACATGCTCGTCTGGCAAATTACCGACTATATTTTTACTGCTATTGCCAACCTGCTTCTCGGAGGCTATACCGGTGCTTTAACCATTAGTATTTCCATCATACGTAATAGCCTGATGGTCAAAAAGAAGATGACCAAGACTATCTTGACCATCCTCATCATTATTCAAATCATCGTCGGAACCTATCTCAATCAACTTGGGATTATTGGTTATTTACCTATCATCTCCTCAGTTTCTTATAGCCTAGCTATTGCTGCCACACCAAACCTTCAGTGGCTTCGCTGGGTCATTATTGAAAATATGTTACTTTGGCTAATTTATGATTTGACCATTCAGGCTTACCCAGCTGCCATCACTGATGTCACTATCACACTTACTACTCTCATTGCCATTATCAGAAATCGAAAAACCTTTAGCAAACAATAA
- a CDS encoding glucosaminidase domain-containing protein → MAKGKKKSNTKARPKKTKKKKKSFLLFPKFFQKWSLIFIGLFALLGLLASLNFPRLTMEKNMTSTDETTVAFIAEIGETSRYLAARNDLYASVMIAQAILESDSGQSTLSQKPSYNFFGIKGDYNGQSVTLPTWEDDGKGNPYYIDAAFRSYGSVENSLQDYVDFLEGSYYVGVHRSKTKSYKDATAALTGVYATDTTYGDKLNSIIEQYQLTIYDTY, encoded by the coding sequence TTGGCAAAAGGAAAAAAGAAAAGCAACACGAAAGCTAGACCTAAGAAAACTAAAAAGAAAAAGAAGTCTTTCTTGCTCTTTCCTAAATTTTTCCAGAAGTGGAGTCTGATTTTTATTGGCCTATTTGCCTTATTGGGACTCCTTGCTAGTTTGAATTTTCCAAGGTTGACCATGGAAAAGAACATGACATCTACGGATGAGACCACGGTTGCTTTTATTGCCGAGATTGGCGAGACGTCCCGCTATTTGGCGGCTAGAAACGATCTTTATGCATCTGTCATGATTGCTCAGGCCATCTTGGAATCTGACTCTGGACAATCTACTTTGAGTCAGAAGCCGTCCTATAACTTTTTTGGAATTAAGGGGGACTACAATGGTCAAAGTGTAACCCTACCAACCTGGGAGGATGATGGTAAGGGCAATCCTTACTATATTGATGCAGCTTTTCGTTCTTATGGCTCTGTGGAAAATTCTTTACAGGACTATGTGGACTTTCTTGAGGGGAGCTACTATGTAGGGGTGCACCGTTCCAAGACAAAGAGTTATAAAGATGCCACAGCTGCCCTAACAGGGGTCTACGCTACGGATACAACCTATGGAGACAAATTAAACAGCATCATTGAACAATACCAGTTAACCATTTATGACACTTATTAG
- a CDS encoding P-II family nitrogen regulator — protein sequence MKKVEAIIRSDKLEDLKNALTGSGLAKGMTVSQVLGYGNQRGFAEFVRGQRIVPTLLAKVKVEIVVKDMAVDEVVEAIRSAVATGEVGDGKIFIVPIDDVIRIRTGERGGDAI from the coding sequence ATGAAAAAAGTAGAAGCGATTATTCGTTCGGATAAATTAGAAGATTTGAAAAACGCCTTGACTGGTAGTGGCTTGGCCAAAGGGATGACTGTGAGTCAAGTACTAGGTTATGGTAATCAACGTGGCTTTGCAGAGTTTGTTCGTGGACAGCGCATTGTTCCTACCTTATTAGCTAAGGTTAAGGTTGAGATTGTAGTCAAGGACATGGCAGTTGACGAAGTTGTTGAAGCTATTCGTAGTGCCGTGGCGACAGGAGAAGTTGGTGATGGGAAGATTTTTATCGTTCCTATTGATGATGTTATCCGTATTCGTACTGGTGAACGTGGTGGAGACGCCATTTAA
- a CDS encoding SH3 domain-containing protein: MKNKFSQAIVLSMVTLSSMALLTACSSHKESSSADKTPKSSQVTSSSRVKSSNKDSGKTSKSSTKVKESSGSNTESSSAPSSKKSSAPSSSSSQAQSSSSNSSSVPSSSQSQAPKSSNENQSSASQSQAPKSSSDSQASSSQSSSQAQAKTDTQVTTVDMDVSAVARGQFDSIAGTWKSSDGSRLVFNNTSLIGDITAQGQATVHNYVHPKDDYQEGSGKYDATLSRDRGDTSGIVGDISFVSKKAAISGPSYEQDTIQVTSTGGTKVYFKESDNVTLPKDVTVTDNQLPIDGGISESGSYTLTKRTAVKNTPSDTAPVEFYLEAGDKINFDLKVTQDGHSWISYISYSGVRRYVQVD, encoded by the coding sequence ATGAAAAACAAATTTTCCCAAGCAATTGTGCTTTCAATGGTTACCCTTTCCTCAATGGCTTTGCTGACGGCCTGTTCCAGCCATAAGGAATCGAGTTCAGCAGATAAGACGCCTAAGAGCAGCCAGGTGACCTCATCAAGTAGAGTTAAATCATCCAATAAAGATAGTGGTAAGACCAGCAAGTCTAGTACTAAAGTCAAGGAGTCTTCTGGTTCAAATACTGAATCTTCAAGTGCACCAAGTAGCAAAAAGTCTTCTGCACCAAGTTCAAGCAGTAGTCAGGCTCAGTCATCATCTTCAAATAGTTCATCAGTTCCCTCAAGCAGTCAGTCACAGGCTCCTAAATCTTCAAACGAGAATCAATCTTCAGCGAGTCAATCCCAAGCGCCAAAGAGCTCAAGTGATAGTCAAGCTTCAAGTAGTCAATCTAGCAGTCAAGCTCAAGCTAAAACGGATACGCAAGTGACCACTGTGGATATGGATGTGAGTGCGGTAGCGCGTGGTCAGTTTGATAGTATTGCCGGAACTTGGAAGTCTAGTGATGGCAGCCGTCTGGTCTTTAACAACACTAGCCTAATAGGAGATATAACTGCACAAGGCCAAGCGACAGTTCATAATTATGTACACCCGAAAGATGATTATCAAGAGGGCTCAGGTAAGTATGATGCTACCCTCTCAAGAGATAGGGGGGACACCTCTGGTATCGTTGGAGATATTAGCTTTGTCTCTAAAAAAGCAGCTATTTCTGGTCCAAGTTATGAACAAGATACCATTCAAGTAACCAGTACTGGTGGAACAAAAGTCTACTTTAAAGAATCAGATAATGTGACGCTACCTAAAGACGTGACAGTTACTGACAATCAACTTCCAATTGATGGTGGTATATCAGAATCTGGTAGCTACACGCTTACCAAACGTACGGCTGTCAAAAATACGCCTAGTGATACAGCTCCAGTAGAATTTTACTTAGAAGCAGGCGATAAGATTAACTTCGATTTGAAGGTTACGCAAGACGGTCATAGTTGGATTTCTTACATCAGCTATAGTGGTGTTCGCCGTTATGTTCAAGTGGATTAA
- the nagA gene encoding N-acetylglucosamine-6-phosphate deacetylase: protein MTYYISAKRFYFENKIKEGGYLEVVDGHFGDWTEKVPEGAEVLDYSNYQIAPGLVDTHIHGFAGYDVMDNSEESLLGMSQALLSAGVTSFLPTALTAPFEELKAICQTTANTVGKETGAKIQGLFFEGPYFTETYKGAQNPKYMGNPSVEQLKAWQEAAQGKLIKLALAPEREGVAEFIQEATKQGVTIALGHSNATYEEAMAAVAAGASVWVHVYNGMRGFTHREPGMVGAAFDSPETIGELIADGHHVVPAACKVLIKQKTPRGVALITDCMSAGGRPDGDYMLGELPVIVENGTARLKEGGNLAGSILQLKDGAKHVVDWGLVTVAQALQMATSVPAKSVGLENTCGSLKVGLPADFIVLDDSLDLQATYVDGQKGWEK from the coding sequence ATGACCTATTATATTTCAGCCAAACGTTTTTACTTTGAGAATAAAATCAAGGAAGGTGGCTACCTAGAGGTTGTGGATGGTCATTTCGGTGACTGGACAGAAAAGGTACCAGAAGGTGCAGAAGTACTGGATTACAGTAATTATCAGATTGCTCCGGGTCTTGTAGATACTCATATTCATGGATTTGCGGGTTATGATGTCATGGATAATTCTGAGGAAAGTCTTCTAGGTATGAGTCAAGCCTTACTTTCAGCAGGTGTGACCTCTTTCTTACCGACAGCTCTAACAGCGCCATTTGAAGAGTTAAAAGCTATTTGCCAAACAACAGCTAATACGGTTGGTAAGGAAACTGGTGCCAAAATTCAAGGGCTCTTCTTTGAAGGACCTTATTTTACTGAAACCTATAAGGGAGCTCAAAATCCTAAATACATGGGCAATCCAAGTGTGGAACAATTGAAGGCATGGCAGGAGGCAGCTCAAGGAAAATTGATTAAATTGGCTCTTGCTCCTGAACGTGAGGGAGTAGCTGAATTTATCCAAGAAGCAACCAAGCAAGGCGTAACTATTGCTCTAGGTCATTCCAATGCCACATATGAAGAAGCGATGGCAGCAGTGGCAGCTGGGGCGTCCGTTTGGGTCCACGTCTACAATGGGATGCGTGGTTTTACCCACCGTGAGCCTGGTATGGTTGGTGCAGCCTTTGATAGTCCAGAAACGATTGGTGAGTTGATCGCAGATGGTCATCACGTGGTTCCTGCAGCCTGTAAGGTTCTTATCAAGCAAAAGACACCTCGAGGAGTTGCCCTTATTACAGACTGTATGTCGGCGGGAGGACGTCCTGATGGCGACTATATGCTGGGTGAACTTCCTGTTATTGTTGAAAATGGGACTGCCCGCCTCAAAGAAGGCGGTAACCTAGCTGGATCTATCCTACAACTTAAAGATGGTGCCAAACATGTGGTTGATTGGGGACTTGTGACGGTTGCTCAAGCTCTGCAAATGGCAACTAGTGTTCCAGCTAAATCGGTTGGACTTGAAAATACTTGCGGAAGCCTAAAAGTAGGTCTACCAGCTGATTTTATCGTACTAGATGATTCCTTGGACTTACAGGCAACATATGTTGATGGGCAAAAAGGTTGGGAAAAATAA
- a CDS encoding Cof-type HAD-IIB family hydrolase: MIKLIAIDMDGTLLDSQKEIPEENIKAIQEAAEAGIKIVLCTGRPRSGILPHFEKLGLSEEEYIIMNNGCSTYETKNWTLLQSESLSRPEMEELLQACEDFPEVALTLTGEKTYYVVGDEVPELVAYDAGTVFTEAKARSLEDIFAEGQVIFQAMYMADSEPLDAFQNTVQDRLDQSYSTVRSQDYIFEIMPQGATKASGLKHLAEKLDINPDQIMALGDAANDLEMLQFVGQSVAMGNASDDIKALCKYVTLTNDEAGVAHAIRTWAL, encoded by the coding sequence ATGATTAAATTGATAGCAATAGATATGGATGGGACGCTTTTAGATAGCCAAAAAGAGATTCCTGAAGAGAATATTAAGGCTATTCAAGAAGCGGCTGAAGCAGGCATTAAAATCGTACTTTGTACAGGTCGCCCACGTTCGGGGATTCTTCCTCATTTTGAGAAATTGGGGCTTAGTGAAGAAGAGTACATTATCATGAACAATGGTTGCTCTACTTATGAAACTAAAAATTGGACCTTGCTTCAATCTGAAAGTTTATCTCGCCCTGAAATGGAAGAACTCTTGCAGGCTTGCGAAGACTTCCCAGAGGTGGCCCTAACCTTGACTGGAGAAAAGACTTACTATGTTGTGGGCGATGAGGTACCTGAGCTTGTAGCATATGATGCTGGCACTGTCTTCACAGAAGCGAAAGCTAGGAGTTTGGAAGATATCTTTGCGGAAGGGCAAGTGATTTTCCAAGCCATGTATATGGCAGATTCTGAACCTTTGGACGCCTTCCAAAATACTGTGCAAGATCGACTTGATCAGAGCTATAGCACAGTTCGTAGTCAAGACTATATCTTTGAAATTATGCCGCAAGGGGCAACTAAGGCCAGTGGACTTAAGCATTTGGCGGAAAAACTTGACATTAACCCAGATCAAATCATGGCTCTAGGTGATGCTGCTAATGACCTTGAAATGCTTCAATTCGTCGGTCAAAGCGTTGCCATGGGTAATGCGAGTGACGACATTAAGGCTTTGTGTAAGTATGTGACTTTGACAAATGACGAGGCAGGTGTGGCACACGCCATTCGTACTTGGGCTCTATAA
- a CDS encoding Na/Pi cotransporter family protein, giving the protein MSVNWQDIAFSFLGGLGLFLFSIKYMGDGLQQAAGDKLRFYIDKYTSNPFLGVLIGIVMTALIQSSSGVTVIVVGLVSAGLLSLRQAIGIVMGANIGTTVTSFMIGFKLGDYALPVIFLGAALLFFTSNKKLNNLGRILFGVGGIFFALNLMGDAVEPLKSVTAFKDYLATLGDRPVMGVIIGAGLTMLIQSSAATIGILQSLYSGGLLDLQGALPILFGDNIGTTITAVLAALGSNIAAKRVAGAHVLFNVIGTVLCLILLVPFTALIQWFKSVLGLTPEMTIAFAHGTFNIANTIVQFPFIGLLAYLVTKIIPGEDEINKYEALYLDRLLITQAPAIALGNAKKELVHLASYAIQSLEASYAFFAKGDEKYFDKVEKYETAVNSIDEELTTYLIDISNESLSVSENEVLASVLDSVRDLERIGDLAVASANLSQHIHSKGIEFSDTAKAELADVYNRTHRIALDSIRVVVDDDKVLAGQVILRHEELEKLEKQLRKIHTKRLNNGECTAQAGINYVDYLSHYTRIADHAINLVEKVTEGVI; this is encoded by the coding sequence GTGTCAGTAAATTGGCAAGATATTGCGTTTTCTTTCCTCGGTGGTTTGGGGCTTTTCCTCTTCAGTATCAAGTACATGGGAGATGGTCTTCAACAAGCAGCCGGAGATAAGTTGCGTTTTTACATCGATAAGTATACCAGCAACCCGTTTTTAGGGGTTTTGATTGGTATTGTCATGACGGCCTTGATTCAGTCGAGTTCAGGGGTTACCGTTATTGTCGTCGGTCTGGTTTCGGCAGGGCTTTTAAGTCTTCGTCAGGCTATTGGTATTGTCATGGGGGCAAATATCGGTACAACCGTAACTTCCTTCATGATTGGTTTCAAGCTTGGTGACTATGCCCTTCCAGTGATTTTCCTGGGGGCTGCGCTTCTCTTCTTTACAAGCAATAAGAAGCTCAATAACCTAGGTCGTATCTTGTTTGGTGTAGGGGGAATTTTCTTTGCCCTTAACCTTATGGGAGATGCGGTAGAACCTTTGAAGTCAGTTACAGCCTTTAAGGACTACTTGGCAACCTTGGGTGATCGCCCAGTCATGGGGGTTATCATCGGTGCTGGCTTGACCATGTTGATTCAATCGTCAGCAGCGACCATCGGTATTCTTCAGAGTCTCTACTCAGGTGGTTTGCTTGATCTGCAAGGTGCCCTTCCAATCCTCTTTGGGGATAATATCGGGACGACTATCACAGCGGTTCTAGCTGCTCTTGGTTCAAACATTGCAGCTAAACGTGTGGCAGGGGCTCACGTACTGTTCAACGTCATTGGGACGGTCTTGTGTTTGATTCTCTTGGTACCATTCACAGCCTTGATTCAATGGTTTAAGTCTGTGCTTGGTTTGACACCTGAGATGACTATCGCCTTTGCTCACGGTACTTTTAACATCGCAAATACTATTGTTCAATTCCCATTCATCGGACTCTTGGCTTACCTTGTGACTAAGATTATTCCTGGTGAAGATGAGATTAACAAGTACGAAGCACTTTACTTGGACCGTTTGCTTATCACACAAGCACCAGCTATCGCCCTTGGTAATGCTAAGAAAGAATTGGTGCACTTGGCATCGTACGCCATCCAGTCTTTGGAAGCTTCCTATGCTTTCTTTGCTAAGGGAGATGAAAAATACTTCGATAAGGTTGAGAAGTATGAAACAGCAGTTAATAGTATTGACGAAGAGTTGACAACTTATTTGATTGACATCTCTAACGAATCTCTAAGCGTTTCTGAAAATGAAGTGTTGGCAAGTGTGCTTGACTCTGTTCGTGACTTGGAGCGTATTGGTGACCTTGCAGTTGCAAGTGCAAACCTTTCACAACACATTCATAGTAAGGGAATTGAATTCTCTGATACTGCCAAGGCTGAGCTTGCGGATGTTTACAACCGTACTCACCGCATCGCCCTTGATAGTATTCGTGTGGTTGTAGATGATGACAAGGTACTTGCAGGTCAAGTCATCCTTCGTCATGAAGAGTTGGAAAAACTTGAAAAACAATTGCGTAAAATACATACCAAACGTCTTAACAATGGTGAATGTACTGCGCAAGCAGGTATCAACTATGTTGATTACCTCTCACATTACACACGTATCGCAGACCATGCGATTAATCTTGTTGAAAAGGTTACAGAGGGTGTGATTTAA
- the rsmI gene encoding 16S rRNA (cytidine(1402)-2'-O)-methyltransferase — protein MRIQKSFKGQSSYGTLYLVPTPIGNLQDMTFRSVQILKEVDLICAEDTRNTGLLLKHFEIETKQYSFHEHNAYEKIPDLLERLKSGLSLAQVSDAGMPSISDPGHDLVKAAIAEDIPVVALPGASAGITALIASGLAPQPHIFYGFLPRKKGQQIDFFKEKLSYPETQIFYESPYRVADTLENMHAVYGNRQVTLVRELTKLYEEYQRGSISEVLDYIASNPLKGECLLIVAGASENDKEENLTSNVTPVEAVEALIASGMKPNQAIKTVAKERKMNRQELYNLFHGV, from the coding sequence ATGCGGATTCAAAAGAGTTTTAAGGGGCAATCTAGCTACGGTACCCTCTATCTGGTTCCCACACCTATTGGGAATTTGCAGGATATGACTTTTCGTAGTGTGCAAATCCTGAAAGAGGTGGATCTTATTTGTGCGGAGGACACGCGCAATACGGGTCTCTTGCTCAAGCATTTTGAGATTGAAACGAAGCAGTATTCTTTTCATGAGCACAATGCTTATGAGAAAATTCCAGATTTACTGGAGCGCTTGAAGTCAGGTCTTTCTTTGGCTCAGGTTTCTGATGCGGGGATGCCTTCTATTTCGGATCCTGGGCATGATTTGGTCAAAGCCGCCATTGCAGAGGATATTCCAGTGGTGGCCTTACCGGGAGCATCGGCTGGTATTACAGCCTTGATTGCCAGTGGTTTAGCACCCCAACCTCATATTTTTTATGGCTTCCTACCCCGTAAAAAAGGACAGCAGATTGATTTCTTCAAGGAAAAACTGTCTTATCCTGAGACACAGATTTTTTACGAGTCACCTTACCGTGTGGCGGACACCCTTGAAAATATGCATGCGGTCTATGGCAACCGTCAAGTAACTTTAGTTCGAGAATTGACCAAGCTTTATGAAGAGTACCAACGAGGATCTATTTCAGAAGTTTTAGATTATATTGCTAGTAATCCTCTCAAGGGTGAATGTTTACTGATTGTGGCTGGAGCTTCTGAAAATGATAAGGAAGAAAATCTAACATCAAATGTTACCCCGGTAGAGGCTGTAGAAGCTTTAATTGCCTCTGGAATGAAACCTAATCAGGCTATAAAAACCGTTGCTAAAGAGCGAAAAATGAATAGACAAGAGCTTTATAACCTTTTTCATGGGGTTTAA
- a CDS encoding HD domain-containing protein produces MSDLDKTVDFIKEIEKLKSVTRFNRTLDGRFENSAEHSWQGAIASIVLQDYYPEKLNMEKVISMLLIHDLGEIYAGDTWVFDDKKKVHSHDRELESIKKTMSILPEEKYLNMKESWLEFEKGQSAEARYARVIDALVPLINHLEVSECNYNPDNISSDMVLEKKKFIKSESEELWKLTEELVKKSVEKGLYL; encoded by the coding sequence ATGAGTGATTTAGATAAAACAGTTGATTTTATTAAAGAAATAGAGAAATTGAAGTCCGTAACAAGATTTAATAGAACCCTTGATGGAAGATTTGAAAATAGTGCCGAGCATTCTTGGCAGGGTGCGATAGCTTCAATTGTTCTTCAAGATTATTATCCTGAAAAATTGAATATGGAAAAGGTCATTTCTATGTTACTGATTCATGATCTAGGTGAGATCTATGCTGGAGATACTTGGGTTTTTGACGATAAAAAAAAGGTTCACTCTCATGATAGAGAGCTAGAATCTATTAAAAAAACAATGAGCATCCTTCCAGAAGAAAAATATTTGAATATGAAAGAATCTTGGCTAGAATTTGAAAAAGGGCAGAGTGCTGAGGCAAGATATGCAAGAGTCATTGACGCATTGGTACCACTAATAAATCACTTGGAAGTGTCAGAATGTAATTATAATCCAGATAATATTAGTTCAGACATGGTATTAGAAAAGAAAAAATTTATAAAAAGTGAGTCTGAAGAGTTATGGAAGCTGACGGAAGAGTTGGTTAAGAAAAGTGTAGAAAAGGGCTTGTATTTGTAA
- the glyQ gene encoding glycine--tRNA ligase subunit alpha: MSKKLTFQEIILTLQQYWNDQGCMLMQAYDNEKGAGTMSPYTFLRAIGPEPWNAAYVEPSRRPADGRYGENPNRLYQHHQFQVVMKPSPSNIQELYLESLEKLGINPLEHDIRFVEDNWENPSTGSAGLGWEVWLDGMEITQFTYFQQVGGLATGPVTSEVTYGLERLASYIQEVDSVYDIEWAPGVKYGEIFLQPEYEHSKYSFEVSDQDMLLENFEKFEKEAGRALELGLVHPAYDYVLKCSHTFNLLDARGAVSVTERAGYIARIRNLARVVAKTFVAERKKLGYPLLDEATRAKLLAEEEE, translated from the coding sequence ATGTCTAAGAAATTAACATTTCAAGAAATTATTTTGACTTTGCAACAATACTGGAATGACCAGGGTTGTATGCTCATGCAGGCTTATGATAACGAAAAAGGTGCGGGAACCATGAGTCCTTACACCTTCCTTCGTGCCATTGGTCCTGAGCCATGGAATGCGGCTTATGTAGAGCCATCTCGTCGTCCAGCAGATGGTCGTTACGGGGAAAACCCAAACCGCCTTTACCAACACCACCAATTCCAAGTGGTTATGAAACCTTCTCCATCAAACATCCAAGAGCTCTACCTTGAGTCATTGGAAAAATTGGGCATCAATCCTTTGGAACACGATATTCGTTTCGTTGAAGATAACTGGGAAAACCCATCAACTGGTTCAGCTGGTCTTGGTTGGGAAGTTTGGCTTGACGGTATGGAAATCACTCAGTTCACCTACTTCCAACAAGTTGGTGGATTGGCAACTGGTCCGGTAACTTCTGAGGTCACTTACGGTTTGGAACGTTTGGCTTCTTACATCCAAGAAGTAGATTCTGTTTACGATATTGAGTGGGCTCCAGGCGTTAAATACGGGGAAATCTTCCTTCAACCAGAATACGAACACTCAAAATACAGCTTTGAAGTTTCTGACCAAGACATGCTTCTTGAAAACTTCGAAAAATTTGAAAAAGAAGCAGGACGTGCTTTGGAATTGGGTCTTGTTCACCCTGCCTATGACTACGTTTTGAAATGTTCACATACTTTTAACTTGCTAGATGCTCGTGGCGCTGTTTCTGTTACAGAACGTGCCGGTTACATTGCCCGCATCCGTAACTTGGCCCGTGTCGTTGCTAAAACCTTCGTCGCAGAACGCAAAAAACTCGGATATCCACTTCTCGACGAAGCCACACGCGCCAAACTCCTAGCAGAAGAGGAAGAATAA